The following coding sequences lie in one Natrarchaeobius halalkaliphilus genomic window:
- a CDS encoding TrmB family transcriptional regulator, with amino-acid sequence MSVDENDAIEAFERLGLTSYEAKVFIALQRLGSGTARDVARIADVPRSQVYSVAERLENRGLLDVQQASPIRYRPVSLEKAQRTLEDRFDRECERALTYVEQVRNESTGEETQEDIWTVRGRERVDDRVVNLLSSADERIVFGTRLSELVVDPIERCLEEQANEGTAVVVMSQNDSVRNRLGSIEGVCTDAPPSHHEGDRRSGRIVIVDDDGVLLSVIDDDGGETAIWSSGSRFASVLIQLIEVSTQTPE; translated from the coding sequence GTGAGCGTCGACGAGAACGACGCTATCGAGGCTTTCGAGCGCCTCGGGCTCACCAGCTACGAAGCAAAGGTGTTCATCGCGCTCCAGCGTCTCGGCTCCGGAACCGCACGCGACGTCGCCCGCATCGCGGACGTTCCTCGATCGCAGGTCTACAGCGTCGCCGAGCGTCTCGAGAACCGTGGTTTGCTCGACGTCCAGCAGGCGAGTCCGATCCGGTACCGACCGGTCAGTCTCGAGAAAGCCCAGAGAACGCTCGAGGATCGGTTCGATCGCGAGTGCGAGCGGGCGCTAACGTACGTCGAACAGGTTCGAAACGAGTCGACCGGCGAGGAGACCCAGGAGGATATCTGGACGGTTCGAGGCCGCGAGCGCGTCGACGATCGGGTTGTCAACCTGCTCTCGAGCGCCGACGAACGGATCGTCTTCGGCACGCGGCTCTCGGAACTCGTCGTCGATCCGATCGAACGGTGCCTCGAAGAGCAGGCGAACGAGGGAACGGCGGTCGTCGTGATGAGTCAGAACGACTCGGTCCGAAATCGGTTGGGATCGATCGAAGGCGTCTGCACTGACGCGCCGCCGAGTCACCACGAGGGTGACCGACGCTCCGGACGGATCGTCATCGTCGACGACGACGGCGTCTTGTTGAGCGTGATCGACGACGACGGCGGCGAGACCGCGATCTGGAGTTCCGGATCGCGCTTTGCCTCCGTCCTGATCCAGTTGATCGAAGTCAGTACGCAGACGCCGGAATAG
- a CDS encoding glycosyltransferase family 4 protein, whose protein sequence is MNRVEGANNKEKASTSVGEESSECDRSGTAETESILIVADHPNASKIERHYGPLAAVAGETTMVCLTPDESVESITYRTVPTFGWRPLGIVLLFFAALVEGVRNEYDTIVSISLIPYGCYALALRPLVGARTHLGIIGADLDVHARGPYAPLTRVALRRFDSLSVPGSVHSRRLREMGIDDDRIDILSNAIDTDRYAPPDEPVEPRYDFLWVGRFSEEKDPLLFVDALAMLSEAGLEFSAAMVGSGGKHRDVVRAIDHYGLEDAVELPGWVDDPREHYTAAHIFVLTSSRDALPLTLLEAMATGTPAIVPRVGSVPDVARHRETALVVDQRTPAAYADALATLCTEDDLHERLSTAAPTVREEYSYAAARDDWRRILER, encoded by the coding sequence ATGAACCGCGTGGAAGGGGCGAATAATAAGGAAAAGGCGTCGACATCGGTCGGAGAGGAATCGTCCGAGTGCGACCGGTCCGGAACGGCCGAAACCGAATCGATTCTGATCGTCGCTGATCATCCGAACGCGTCGAAAATCGAACGCCACTACGGTCCGCTCGCGGCGGTCGCAGGCGAGACCACGATGGTCTGTCTCACCCCGGACGAGTCGGTCGAGTCGATCACGTACCGAACCGTCCCGACGTTCGGATGGCGGCCGCTCGGGATCGTCCTGTTGTTTTTCGCCGCGCTCGTAGAGGGCGTTCGCAACGAGTACGACACGATCGTCTCCATCTCTTTGATTCCCTACGGCTGTTACGCGCTGGCACTACGCCCGCTCGTCGGTGCCCGGACCCACCTCGGAATCATCGGTGCCGATCTGGACGTTCACGCGAGGGGGCCGTACGCACCGCTGACGCGTGTCGCACTGAGACGATTCGATTCCCTGTCGGTTCCCGGATCGGTTCACAGCCGACGACTTCGCGAGATGGGGATCGACGACGACCGGATCGATATCCTGTCGAACGCGATCGATACCGACCGGTACGCCCCGCCGGACGAGCCGGTCGAACCGCGCTATGACTTCCTCTGGGTCGGGCGGTTCAGCGAGGAGAAAGATCCGCTTCTGTTCGTGGACGCGCTTGCGATGCTCTCGGAAGCCGGCCTCGAGTTCAGTGCCGCGATGGTCGGTTCGGGAGGGAAACACCGGGACGTCGTGCGAGCGATCGACCATTACGGCCTCGAGGACGCCGTCGAACTTCCGGGATGGGTCGACGATCCTCGCGAGCACTACACTGCCGCCCATATCTTCGTTCTGACGTCGTCGCGTGATGCGCTCCCGCTAACCCTGCTCGAGGCGATGGCGACCGGAACGCCCGCCATCGTCCCTCGAGTCGGCTCGGTTCCGGACGTCGCCCGCCACCGCGAGACGGCGCTCGTCGTCGATCAGCGAACGCCGGCGGCGTACGCCGACGCGCTCGCGACGCTTTGCACCGAGGACGACCTTCACGAACGACTCTCGACGGCGGCTCCGACGGTTCGCGAGGAGTATTCGTACGCGGCTGCACGCGACGATTGGCGACGGATACTCGAGCGTTGA
- a CDS encoding Gfo/Idh/MocA family protein: MVVQTAVVGAGTVSRTHLSGIQKNPRAELIGLCDTNGSAANARAREYGTVAVTDLDRLFEMEPDALHVCTPVQTHFDIASQAIENGIATILEKPATVTVDELEELDELADSNDVPLTVVHNHLFYPSVRRARELIDAGELGDLRGVDTIYAGITRPDSVKRGSWVFDLPGGEFEEALPHPIYSTLGIGGFPERADDISAQTACSREYDGGFSYDQAQIQFTSADGTLCTTKMLSETKPQRMHVINGSEGSLIVDEINQSVYRIEDDYTTSPIARSKKGLDLSLSQLSSTVENATMMASSRIDGGWEREAKLNSHYAIFDQFSRAVETGSEVPVPVEQSKWTIQAMEAIRNAAEGDDIPEQEQSVAVGH, encoded by the coding sequence ATGGTCGTTCAAACTGCAGTGGTCGGTGCGGGAACGGTTTCTCGCACTCACCTTTCCGGTATCCAAAAGAATCCACGAGCGGAACTGATCGGACTCTGTGACACCAACGGATCGGCTGCGAACGCCAGAGCGCGGGAGTACGGAACCGTCGCGGTAACCGATCTCGATCGGCTCTTCGAGATGGAACCCGACGCACTCCACGTCTGTACCCCTGTCCAGACGCACTTCGATATCGCGAGTCAGGCGATCGAGAACGGCATCGCAACCATCCTCGAAAAGCCGGCGACGGTCACCGTCGACGAACTCGAAGAGTTAGACGAGCTGGCCGACTCGAACGACGTCCCGCTGACGGTCGTTCACAACCACCTCTTCTATCCGTCGGTCCGACGGGCTCGAGAGCTGATCGACGCGGGCGAGCTCGGTGACCTTCGAGGGGTCGATACGATCTACGCGGGAATCACCCGGCCCGACAGCGTCAAGCGCGGTTCGTGGGTGTTCGATCTCCCCGGCGGCGAGTTCGAGGAGGCGCTACCGCACCCGATCTACTCGACGCTCGGTATCGGCGGGTTCCCAGAACGCGCTGACGATATCTCCGCACAGACCGCGTGCTCTCGGGAGTACGACGGCGGATTTAGCTACGATCAGGCACAGATCCAGTTTACGTCGGCCGACGGGACGCTGTGTACCACGAAGATGCTTTCGGAGACGAAACCCCAGCGGATGCACGTCATCAACGGATCGGAGGGGTCGCTCATCGTCGACGAGATCAACCAGTCCGTCTATCGGATCGAGGACGATTACACGACCTCGCCTATCGCCCGCTCGAAGAAGGGACTCGATCTGTCGCTCTCCCAGCTCTCGAGTACGGTCGAAAACGCGACGATGATGGCCTCCTCCCGGATCGACGGCGGCTGGGAGCGCGAGGCAAAGTTGAACTCTCACTACGCGATTTTCGATCAGTTCTCGCGAGCGGTCGAGACCGGAAGCGAGGTTCCGGTTCCGGTCGAACAATCGAAGTGGACCATTCAGGCGATGGAAGCGATTAGAAACGCTGCAGAGGGAGACGATATCCCGGAACAGGAACAGTCGGTTGCGGTCGGACACTGA
- a CDS encoding MMPL family transporter produces MRTAERIATLVTAHSRVVLVVLVLSTVLIGAGMSMVDDDSSLEQFESESPEAQAIEKIDEEFGVDDENATTSVQIITRASANETETVSDGNVLARDSLIESLEFQAEVVENESIDETLADDDPITGVENLVAITAETTQQLEEIEERGAALEEREAELNETSERLEDGIDRSIAIQREYEELAATYDESDPEYQQGAGDLEAEFDSVIEEATVGLDDDQRTEYEELAQQAREIESDRVEIERTTDDPEDVPEYAELTDALEDVYAGATMGVLEADYERLEDDADELEERQTDLEDDERASIDDQIDTLEGLDEDEFEDALDATLSDAEENQSPALAFMPSDYDPGSTTADARMTVVTQEIGDADVETGAVDDAVLETQLDLRDLAAGHDHDQIVFGVGVISDEIDRSMGDSLAIVGPIALAFVVAALLIAYRDPLDIVLGVAGIGTVLVWTFGFMGWTGIAFNQMMIAIPVLLIGLSIDYAIHVFMRYRERRERDGVQSSVRKPMGIALAGVGIALVWVTATTAIGFLANLVSPIDPIREFGVVSAFGILAALIVFGGLVPAAKVEIDSILESRGFDRHKRAFGTGGGRFSAVLASGAVAARRAPMALLLAVLLLTAGGVYGASQVDTSFDEEDFLAESPPEWTESLPGPMSPGEYQAADDLDFVNENFQRDDLQAQILIEGDVADGDVLERLASAQDDAGESHVVYTLANDEADVEGPLSVMEEVATQNESFNETFTAADTTGDDVPDENVNDVYDHLFEIDEDAASQVLHRNANGEYESARLLVAIEGDAQFDETTSELRAIASTIDSAGVGDERGLEADADAAGADADAIEDSENATTTNVDDDGVVSAIATGDPVVSYIVEQDLFETVFQSLLITLVAVFGFLTVAYRVTGNGATLGVVTLLPVAFAVSWILGTMSLIGMPFNVLTGMITSLTIGLGVAYSIHVSARYTLELERQGNVWSALQTTVTGTGGALLGSAATTVGGFGTLAFAILPVLRQFGIITALTITYAFLASVIVLPTLLILWTRYLGPDVSFDTRPVRQTTPAMGDGGTTTDGERSREPGDDRPTSPGTTGGDDE; encoded by the coding sequence ATGAGGACGGCCGAACGGATCGCAACGCTGGTCACCGCTCACTCTCGCGTCGTTCTCGTCGTTCTCGTCCTTTCGACTGTACTGATCGGCGCTGGAATGTCGATGGTCGACGACGACTCCTCACTGGAACAGTTCGAAAGCGAATCGCCCGAAGCCCAGGCGATAGAGAAGATCGACGAGGAGTTCGGCGTCGACGACGAGAATGCGACGACGAGCGTCCAGATCATCACGCGCGCAAGCGCGAACGAAACCGAGACTGTCTCCGACGGCAACGTTCTCGCCCGCGACTCCCTGATCGAATCGCTCGAGTTCCAGGCCGAAGTCGTGGAGAACGAGTCGATCGACGAAACGCTCGCCGACGACGATCCGATCACTGGCGTCGAAAACCTCGTCGCGATCACGGCGGAGACGACACAGCAATTGGAGGAGATCGAAGAGCGCGGCGCTGCACTCGAGGAGCGCGAGGCCGAACTGAACGAGACGAGCGAGCGACTCGAGGACGGGATCGACCGGTCGATCGCCATCCAGCGCGAGTACGAGGAACTCGCCGCCACGTACGACGAGAGCGATCCCGAGTATCAACAGGGTGCCGGCGACCTCGAAGCCGAGTTCGATTCCGTCATCGAGGAGGCGACCGTTGGCCTCGACGACGATCAGAGGACGGAGTACGAGGAACTGGCACAGCAGGCGCGAGAAATCGAATCCGATCGGGTTGAAATCGAACGGACGACCGACGATCCGGAGGACGTCCCCGAGTACGCTGAACTGACCGACGCCCTCGAGGACGTCTACGCAGGCGCGACGATGGGCGTTCTGGAGGCCGATTACGAGCGACTCGAGGACGATGCCGACGAACTCGAGGAGCGACAGACCGACCTCGAAGACGACGAGCGCGCATCGATCGACGATCAGATCGATACGCTCGAGGGACTCGACGAGGACGAGTTCGAGGACGCACTCGACGCGACGCTGTCGGACGCCGAGGAGAACCAGAGTCCCGCGCTCGCGTTCATGCCCTCCGACTACGATCCGGGTTCGACGACGGCGGACGCGAGGATGACCGTCGTCACACAGGAGATCGGTGACGCCGACGTGGAGACGGGTGCGGTCGACGATGCGGTCCTCGAGACGCAACTGGATCTCCGCGACCTCGCGGCCGGACACGACCACGACCAGATCGTCTTCGGCGTCGGCGTTATCAGCGACGAAATCGATCGATCGATGGGAGACAGCCTGGCGATCGTCGGTCCGATCGCGCTCGCGTTCGTGGTCGCTGCGTTGCTGATCGCCTACCGTGACCCCCTCGATATCGTCCTCGGCGTCGCCGGCATCGGAACGGTGTTGGTCTGGACGTTTGGCTTCATGGGCTGGACGGGGATCGCGTTCAATCAGATGATGATCGCGATCCCGGTGTTGTTGATCGGACTCTCGATCGACTACGCGATCCACGTCTTCATGCGCTACCGCGAACGGCGCGAACGAGACGGCGTCCAGAGTTCGGTCCGAAAACCGATGGGGATCGCACTCGCCGGCGTCGGTATCGCGCTCGTCTGGGTCACGGCGACGACCGCGATCGGATTTCTCGCGAACCTCGTCAGTCCGATCGACCCGATCCGCGAGTTCGGCGTCGTCAGCGCGTTCGGCATCCTCGCCGCGCTGATCGTCTTCGGCGGGCTCGTTCCAGCGGCGAAAGTCGAGATCGACTCGATCCTCGAGTCACGCGGGTTCGATCGACACAAACGCGCGTTCGGGACCGGCGGTGGTCGTTTCAGCGCCGTCCTCGCGTCCGGTGCCGTCGCTGCCAGGCGAGCACCGATGGCTTTGCTCCTCGCCGTATTGCTCCTCACGGCCGGCGGCGTCTACGGCGCGAGTCAGGTCGACACCAGCTTCGACGAGGAGGACTTTCTCGCGGAGAGTCCGCCCGAGTGGACGGAGTCGCTTCCGGGGCCGATGAGTCCGGGCGAGTACCAGGCGGCTGACGATCTGGATTTCGTCAACGAGAACTTCCAGCGCGACGATCTCCAGGCCCAGATTCTGATCGAAGGCGACGTGGCCGACGGTGACGTCCTCGAACGACTCGCGAGCGCACAGGACGACGCGGGGGAGAGTCACGTCGTCTACACGCTCGCAAACGATGAGGCCGACGTCGAGGGACCACTGTCGGTGATGGAAGAGGTGGCGACACAGAACGAATCGTTCAACGAGACGTTCACCGCAGCCGATACGACCGGCGATGACGTTCCCGACGAGAACGTCAACGACGTCTACGATCATCTCTTCGAGATCGATGAAGACGCTGCGAGTCAGGTCCTCCACCGAAACGCGAACGGGGAGTACGAGTCGGCTCGCTTGCTCGTCGCTATCGAAGGCGACGCGCAGTTCGACGAGACGACGAGCGAACTCCGGGCTATCGCGTCGACCATCGACAGCGCAGGTGTCGGTGACGAGCGAGGACTCGAGGCGGATGCCGACGCGGCCGGCGCAGATGCCGACGCTATCGAGGACTCCGAGAACGCCACCACCACGAACGTCGATGACGACGGAGTCGTCAGCGCCATCGCCACCGGTGATCCCGTCGTCAGCTATATCGTCGAGCAGGATCTGTTCGAGACCGTCTTCCAGAGCCTCCTGATCACGCTCGTCGCCGTCTTCGGATTTCTAACGGTGGCCTATCGCGTGACCGGAAACGGTGCGACGCTCGGTGTGGTGACCTTGCTCCCGGTCGCGTTCGCCGTCAGCTGGATCCTCGGAACGATGTCACTCATCGGGATGCCGTTTAACGTGTTGACGGGGATGATCACCAGCCTGACGATCGGCCTCGGAGTCGCCTACAGCATCCACGTCAGCGCCCGGTACACGCTCGAGCTCGAGCGCCAGGGGAACGTCTGGTCGGCGCTTCAGACGACGGTCACCGGCACCGGCGGCGCATTGCTCGGCAGCGCCGCGACGACGGTCGGCGGGTTCGGCACGCTCGCGTTCGCCATCCTTCCGGTGCTTCGGCAGTTCGGCATCATCACGGCGCTGACGATCACGTACGCCTTCCTCGCGAGCGTGATCGTACTGCCGACGTTGCTAATCCTCTGGACGCGGTACCTCGGCCCCGACGTCTCTTTCGATACCCGACCCGTGAGACAGACCACTCCGGCGATGGGCGACGGCGGAACGACAACGGACGGCGAGCGCTCTCGAGAACCCGGTGACGATCGACCGACCTCTCCGGGCACTACCGGTGGTGACGACGAGTGA